A section of the Labrus bergylta chromosome 21, fLabBer1.1, whole genome shotgun sequence genome encodes:
- the kctd2 gene encoding BTB/POZ domain-containing protein KCTD2: MAELHVVEQSSTGTIEQPEHRDVRGSMRLASPTLMLPPRGSQLSPGGVSSGSGGGGGGRSLFGFPGKNNPNSPSDSADKPGSRWVRLNVGGTYFITTKQTLCRDPKSFLFRLCQEDPDLDSDKDETGAYLIDRDPTYFGPILNYLRHGKLIMDKNLAEEGVLEEAEFYNIASLVRLVKERIRDNENRTSQGPVKHVYRVLQCQEEELTQMVSTMSDGWKFEQLISIGSSYNYGNEDQAEFLCVVSRELNNSTNGIVIEPTEKAKILQERGSRM; encoded by the exons ATGGCTGAACTGCACGTTGTGGAGCAGAGCAGCACGGGCACCATCGAGCAGCCGGAGCACCGCGACGTCCGCGGCTCAATGCGCCTGGCGTCGCCCACTCTCATGCTCCCTCCGCGGGGCAGCCAGCTCAGTCCCGGCGGGGTGTCGAGCGgaagcggcggcggcggcggcggacGGTCGTTGTTCGGGTTCCCGGGGAAGAACAACCCGAACTCCCCGTCCGATTCTGCAGACAAGCCGGGCTCACGCTGGGTTCGTCTGAACGTCGGCGGGACATATTTCATCACGACGAAGCAGACCCTGTGCAGGGACCCCAAATCCTTCCTGTTCAGACTGTGTCAGGAAGACCCGGACCTGGACTCCGACAAA GATGAGACAGGAGCCTACCTGATCGACAGGGACCCCACGTACTTCGGCCCCATCCTGAATTACCTCCGACACGGGAAGCTGATCATGGATAAAAATCTGGCTGAGGAAG GTGTTCTCGAGGAAGCCGAGTTCTACAACATCGCGTCTCTGGTGAGGCTGGTCAAAGAGAGGATACGGGACAACGAGAACCGGACCTCTCAG GGCCCCGTGAAGCACGTGTATCGAGTACTACAGTGCCAAGAGGAGGAGCTTACACAGATGGTCTCCACCATGTCGGACGGATGGAAGTTTGAGCAG CTTATAAGCATCGGCTCTTCTTATAACTACGGGAACGAGGACCAGGCGGAGTTTCTATGTGTGGTTTCCAGGGAACTCAACAACTCCACCAACGGCATCGTCATCGAGCCCACCGAGAAGGCCAAG ATCCTTCAGGAGCGAGGCTCGCGGATGTGA
- the slc16a5a gene encoding monocarboxylate transporter 6, with protein sequence MTHRNGIRGTSDRCLHAEASGVLRQANGVEQDKDHQDCESEEAGHVAGERRRSAAGPGVVTAPDGGWGWVVLVATILVLALTLAFPSCVGIFYTDLQNEFHASNSETSWVPSIMTSVLHAGGPFCSVLVERLGCRATVMLGGVLSGLGMAASSFTQSIGQLYVTAGVITGLGFCFSFQPAVTILGHYFVRRRAFANAMSSTGTALGLCTLPFLGNYLHEELGWRGSFLVLGAVLLNCCVCGAVMRPLEPPVRRGQPLMNQGPPSPKEAPVRTDVGWARTMWSYVVASLSKHMAFDQFCNNRRYCVFAIGITWMMLGFVVPLIYLVPYATANDMEQGRAAMLLSILGIVNIVVRPPFGIIFSMPWFKGRHIYVFAAALLVNGFSNAVPCIGPSFNVLLVYVVIYGLSMSVVGSLMFTVLMDIVEMSRFPSSLGLLAIMESITLLIGPPLAGVLIDRTGHYFQVFFACSAVVASAAVFLMVSFCWLDKKDRKSSKQTQPSALPEPARPPAVDVAPDCQYRSVPTEGDKDNASANGADNISSV encoded by the exons ATGACTCACAGAAATGGAATCAGGGGGACGAGTGATCGCTGCCTCCACGCCGAGGCCTCCGGAGTCCTGCGGCAGGCCAACGGGGTGGAGCAGGACAAAGATCATCAGGACTGTGAGTCCGAGGAGGCGGGGCATGTGGCAGGTGAACGCAGACGCTCAGCAGCTGGACCCGGGGTGGTCACAGCTCCAGACGGAGGATGGGGGTGGGTGGTGCTGGTCGCCACCATCTTGGTCCTGGCTCTGACCCTGGCGTTCCCGTCCTGCGTGGGGATCTTCTACACGGACCTGCAGAACGAGTTCCACGCCTCCAACAGTGAGACGTCCTGGGTGCCCTCCATCATGACGTCGGTGCTGCACGCAGGAG GTCCCTTCTGCAGCGTGTTGGTGGAGAGATTGGGTTGCCGGGCGACGGTCATGCTGGGCGGAGTCCTGAGTGGGCTGGGAATGGCAGCCAGTTCGTTTACCCAGTCCATCGGGCAGCTGTACGTCACGGCCGGGGTTATTACAG GTCTTGGTTTCTGCTTCAGCTTCCAGCCCGCCGTGACAATCCTCGGACACTACTTTGTGCGCCGCCGAGCGTTCGCCAACGCCATGTCGTCGACAGGCACGGCGCTGGGACTGTGCACGCTGCCCTTCCTGGGCAACTACCTCCACGAGGAGCTCGGCTGGAGGGGCAGCTTCCTGGTCCTGGGCGCCGTCCTTTTGAACTGCTGCGTGTGCGGCGCCGTGATGAGGCCCCTGGAGCCCCCCGTGCGCCGGGGTCAGCCCCTGATGAACCAAGGACCACCTTCGCCCAAGGAGGCGCCCGTGAGGACGGACGTGGGGTGGGCGAGGACGATGTGGAGCTACGTGGTGGCTTCCCTCAGCAAACACATGGCGTTCGATCAGTTCTGCAACAATCGGCGCTACTGCGTGTTCGCCATTGGCATCACGTGGATGATGCTGGGCTTCGTGGTGCCGCTCATCTACCTGGTCCCCTACGCCACCGCCAACGACATGGAGCAGGGCCGCGCCGCCATGCTGCTCTCCATCCTGGGCATCGTCAACATCGTGGTGCGGCCGCCGTTCGGCATCATCTTCAGCATGCCGTGGTTCAAAGGGCGGCACATTTACGTTTTCGCCGCCGCCCTGCTGGTCAACGGGTTTAGTAACGCCGTCCCCTGCATCGGGCCCAGCTTCAACGTCCTGCTGGTGTACGTGGTGATCTACGGGCTGTCCATGAGCGTGGTGGGCTCGCTGATGTTCACCGTGCTCATGGACATCGTGGAGATGAGCCGCTTCCCCTCGTCTCTGGGACTGCTCGCCATCATGGAGAGCATCACGCTGCTCATCGGGCCTCCACTGGCAG GAGTCCTGATCGACAGAACGGGTCATTACTTCCAAGTCTTCTTCGCCTGCAGTGCCGTTGTTGCCTCCGCCGCCGTGTTCCTCATGGTGTCTTTCTGCTGGCTGGACAAAAAGGACAGAAAGTCTTCAAAGCAGACTCAGCCCTCAGCGCTCCCCGAGCCGGCCAGACCCCCTGCTGTGGACGTCGCTCCTGACTGTCAGTACCGCAGTGTGCCcacagagggagacaaagacaACGCCTCTGCTAACGGGGCAGACAACATCAGCAGCGTCTGA